A stretch of DNA from Tubulanus polymorphus chromosome 6, tnTubPoly1.2, whole genome shotgun sequence:
AAACATACATGAAATTTTAAGTTGATATCGGATCAACTAGACGCAATGCTGCAGCCGTGTAGTGCCAGCTCGATGTGTCGTGTCGCGGGAGAGAGAGGACTGGTTGATAACTGACTGCGCGCTGCTGTAGAGATGAAGATGGGGATGGGAGAAGCGCACTAGCATGTCGCATGTACGCACGCATATCCGTCACCGATATGGAGATATCGGTAAGATATCGGAGTGGCAGCATCGGCGTCATAGGATAAGAGTGTGGGCATATATATCCATATATTAATGAAACTGTGAGTTGTGAATACGGTCAGCTATGACGTGTATGTACTGCTTAATGTAGTAACGTAGGAACAATCGTTATAACGCATCATCAATATACATATTACTTCGGTCAGTCGTTACGTGAACGTGAACAACAGTGTTCAATTGACGAATTGCGAACTAGAAATGGACTATGCCGGAAAGTGGTAGCTGTTTACTTGAGTTCTGTTGACGACGAGTGTGAAAAACGACCGAAATAGTACGAATAATTTGATGCAGATATAATCGTCGTTTTTTAGAAATTCATCAACGATGATCGTTGGCGGAGGAGTAAGCACGACGATGTACGACGTCGAGGAGGTTCCTGATTTGTTTAAAGAACCGTATATACAAAGTGGTTATCGCGGTAGTAGGAACACGTTACTGCAATGCGTGGGCAGTATTTTCACGGTCCATAACGAAACACTGAACGTTTGGACGCATCTACTACCGGCGTTGGCGCTCCTCGCCATTCTGCTCTATAAACAAACCGAATGGCTTTCCGATGCGTATACGGTACCGTTGGCTATCGTATTTTTGACCACAAGCGGATACATGTTGTCGAGCGCCGTGGCTCATATTTTCAACGCTATGTCGACCCGTGCCCGACATCTTTGTTTTATGGTTGATTACGCGGCGTTGAGCGTGTACGGCTACGGAGCCTCTGTAGCTCACTTCACGTACAGTATACCGGAATATTGGATCGGAGCGCGGTATTTATGGATATATCTTCCTACTTCGCTATTAGTATCGACGGTGTGCACGATCATATCATTTACATCTCGATTTCTAGACACGCATTCGAAGCGTATCGTATGCAGATTGGGAGCCTTCGTTATGCCTTATTTACACGCTTGCATTCCGATCATCTTCCGCCTCGTCTTTTGCGCCTCCGAAGCGACGCCTACTTCCGTTTGTCATTCGGTTGGCACATCCGGTTACTTGTATATGAACTGCCTTGCCGTGCTGGCCGTTTTCTTTTACATAACGAAAATACCTGAGAAATATCTACCCGGATGTTTCGATAGAGTCGGCCACAGTCATCAATGGTTCCATACTCTTTGCGTTATCGGCAGTTTCATTCATCTGCGTTGCTTGGTAACAGATATGAAAGAGAGAGAAGATTACATGATTACAAACCACGTTGTTCCGGACAAGATGTGGACATCTTATTGTTTCATGTTTGTCATAGGgattaattcaattttccTGCTCGCAATATTCTGTTATTTGAGTTTCGTTGATAGCTCTAGTTTAGGGGACAGACGTCCACGGTTCGAACATGTCGCACAGTCTACGACTAATGGTAATTCATGTTCCCAGCAACATGAGAAATCAAACTAACTATCGAGTCATCCTACACGCTGTCTGTGTCGTTATTACCTTGCATTTTGTGACCGGGATTTATGGAGAACTCGGCGGCAAAATGATCTAGTTTCATTTCTTACGCGGCGACACGGCGTGGCCGCCGAATTTCGTGTCCGTCAAAAACTGGCAAGAATTAGAATCTAATAATGAACCGAATTAAACGAATCCGTCAAACTCGAATGGAGATCGTGTAAACAAAAACCTCATTTTAGGCTCATTTGTCGACGCTCATAATCACCCGTTGACCGTATATCGTTTATAATGAACTCAGGGTATATACGTAATATACATACAAAtcatgtatttgatatttcaagaGCAATTTATTATCAACATATCCAATCAGCAGAGGGCTTTGATGTATGAAATTGCATTTTAATGTTCATTCCACGTTTTATCATCGCGCATATCAATAACCATGTGATATTGTTTTATATTATGTACATGAAAACATAACTAGAAAAGGGAATtttgaaacagtttttttctttgatcTCTTTCATGCTCTTAATGTAGTCAGTCTGTGATCATGCACCGTGTACGCGAcgggtatttatttatcactCGATCACCCATTGTTCATTGATAATCCTCTTGATTCGTTTTTAGTGAGCTCTACGTGCGATacattttgatttgttttgtttttaaattctatgtATATTTAACACTTCACCTGTTTGCATATCAATAAATCTTAGTCGAAGTCTATCGTTGTTGTTCTACAGTGTTCTAGTCTATCGAAAAATTCATCGATGTTATAAGcataataatttcaattgtttcGAAATCACTTAACCTCGTAGTTAACTAGAATCTTCAAAAGAaatgcaaatatatatatatatatatatatatatatatatatatatatatatatatatatatatatatatatatatatatatatatatatatatatatatatatatatatatatatatatatatatatatatatataccctaCAAGGTAGAATGAAAGGGGTTGTGtattgttgaaatattcaGGAGCACGTGGTGCCACAATACGAAATACGAACTACCATCCAACTCGTAAAAGTGAGCTGACGTTTTATACGTTTTTACGCGTTTATTATTGTTTAGTGATTTATGTACAAAATAAAGTTTTTAACGAGTTAAACTTCAGTGAACTTGGTTTTTCTTTTAAGGTTTACGCATCGGGTCAAAGGATTGTTTGAGCGATAGTCCGAATAAGTGGATACAAGTGCGGCAATTTATAATCGAAATGgaataaaatatctttattacatatatatcttataattctgaaaagaaaagaacatCCGAGTTGAACAAAAATGCGAAGGTCATCTGTGGTTATGTGCTaaaatatgtacatatatattcgAGAATCAGCAGATGGTGGCGATGGGCATTCGCTATACCATTGTCCGAAATAAACGGCTTAATATTTTGCGCAAGTGCATCCCACATTTACAGGAGTTGATGTTTTCCGGTACCTCAGGAATCCTTTTTCACAAGGTCGCCGCGTATCGAGTTCTAATATATCGATGTTGTAGGTAATCGGTTCGCACCGTCCGCCGAGCTCTGCGCATCGCGTGCATTTCTGACAGTGAGCTTGCAACATGTACATCGGAATGCGAGTCGAATTGTACGGCATCGAATAATAAGGGCTCGAACACAGCGCCCTCTGCGTGACGGAATCGACACGTAACATCCGGTTGAGATACGTGTCTCGTTGCTTCTCGTAGGCGGCGTGAACTGCGTTCGCGTCGGAGTTCATCGGCAAATAGATGATGTTACTATCGCCGGAAAAGTTCGGCGGAGACGCGGCGAGTCCGTCTGCTGACGATTTCTCATCGGTTTCGCATAGGTGTCGATAGTCGTCGAGAAGCAGCGTTGAACCGACTTGGCCGAATTGCGATGATAGATATACCAGCAACAAACTGAAAGTTATCTGAAAACATTGACACCACGTTAATTATATACGTTTCATTATGCACGAGTTCAGTGGAGGTCGCCGATCCTACTATATAATGATATCAACTGTTTCCGGTGGAAACTGGGATATGGGATAAGACAAATACAGAGGAACTATCTATGTCCTATGTAACAATGGTATCggtgatgaatatcatatcttTAGTTGTGATCATTTCAGCGATCCCCCAATATTTTCTGGCTGATCAAAATCCTTTCAAATTCAGAGCTCTGGATgcaacaaaaaatgaaaatctatcaaaagatttgTGAATGTTTGTATCAACTGTTATGAAAACATTCGCATATAGTTTCGGCCATCTGTAATTATACTTGTAccattttttgatttttttccttGTTTATGTATTACGCTCTAATtgtcatatataaattagtttatcggaaatgaattaaagaagAACTACGCgtttgtttgaaaaatatctattcatgttcaaatttaaatcgtgatttttgcatttttattTTGAGTTAGCTATTCGATAAACTATATCTCAAATTAATCGAAGATTTAAGATGATCAATTTTTTGCACAAGCGATTAAGCATTAAAATCACTTACCATGATTGTGAAATTTTTTTGTCAATTTTCAATCGGTGCTTATATATAAACTCGATCAACCTAAATCTACCTGATGAAATTGAAGTCTAGACTAAAAGTTCTCGGATTTATATACTATGCAGAAAACAATGGGTCGTATCAGTTTTCCCCGaatgtatatttatattcgtaaatatttcaatcttttcattttttgtgaaaatttccattttcaaCCACGCGTGAAGTCGGCTTGTTCGTGCGGCAGGTGGTGGAAATCCCGTCGTAAAACTAACAGCACAATACAGCCATGCGGCGCGTGTGAATTTTAATGGCGCATTTTTTCATGACTCCGTGAAGAACAAGATCCTCAAACAATAACAACACTGCTGGGATATGAGGGGAATACCTACTGCCGACAGAGAATTCCTTTATGTCATTCTTCTATCCATTTTTTCCATCGAGGTGGTGACGATATGGATATTTCTTGCGTGTCATCATAAGCTATTTTagttattttatttcttcgCGCTTTATTTTGGTTACGCCCCGAGGCAATAGCAGAAAAGTCGGGCGTACGTAAGAAATAGGAATGATGATTGCCTGAACTTCCTGGTGCAAAATGCAAAATCTATAAGCAAGATCACGATAGCAGCAAGAAATGTGATATGTTCATGTTTAAGTCTCCATTTATCCTCTATCAAAAATCTATCGCTACGTTACTTTCTGCTGaacttaaaagttgacctggcggccgcctatctaccctttacataactttttaaaattcaagcgaaccataacagacccggcagtgttagaaaagaaatgataaaaaattttaTTGCGGTTTCCAAAATGACCAAGCCTattaggagaaacaaagtATATTTTTTCAGCCTTCGACCAATATTCTAGACAACATATTGAAACGACTGTAGGACTGCTGCCTCATTCTTGGGAATCAGGGAAAGCCCGTCTACTGAAACAATTATATTGGCTATTCCGATACCTACGAAAAAACACGCTACTACAATTTATATCGTATTAGAAAATTATACCAAGTAGAATATTACACAGCAGAAGAACAATGTTAATAGTAGGTTGTTATTTACGGTTTTATGTGGATGAAAAAATGCATTCGCATAACAGTGTTCACCACATTACAATCATAACGAGCCTGTCACTGATCAGGATGACGCGAGTGAAGTATTGGTGTAATCTGTTCGTCTTGCTTCTTACCTTGGTTGATTCATTACTTTATGCAGAAGGTAAAGATTTCACATAATGTTACCGATTAAAAACTACTTCATTACATCTTCGAATATCAGCTTCGTAGGTCGtaggaaaatatcaatgacgCAACGGATTTTCTCGTTTTTCGTTCAGTTGTATATTTGTTAATACTTGTTTAGACTTCCTTCCGTCGGaattatgtaggcctatagatAGTGTTGTCGTAGCATATGTTGGGGTGACCACAGAACAGTTGTAGCTAGTCGTTGTTTTTTGTTGTATTGTGTATAGGTACATGTTTTGGTAGTAGTTGCTCCGGTTGGTTGTGTCATTGCGAAGAAACGGTCCGCGGTAGGTACAGCACTTACAAAAAGAAATCGTGTCCGTTGCAGTCATCAGATAGCCCTCTGACATGTCCAGAGTCGTCAACGCGGTGTGATTCTCATAGCAAAGATGGTCTTGAATGGCGATGGAAGGGACCCGGCTGCCAAATAGGTAATTTGTGATACTTAGTTTAAAACAATGTATAACAAAAATTTATACTCTATCCACTCTACCGATAGCTAACATTTAGATATGTGTATATTTGTGTACATACATGATATATTGGCCTAACCGAAAATGCCTCATTAACAATAGCGATAATAGTCCGGGACACTTAAATTCTCGGCTATAATATTTTGGACCAAATCGCATTAACAACGCAATTAGTTATTAGTTATTTGCGTGAATAGCATTTCGATTATTGGGATACGTACATAGATTTATAGGACATATACGTAAGATtagttgaataaataaatgactCTAACTACAGTGCATTtaaaattgatacattttcaGTGGGTTACATTCGAccattcctgaaaatgatatcaacgaaataatatatacataaatgcATATTTTCTATGTTTTCACAAAATTGGATCATCTTTTTCTTGCGCGCTCTGCATCGTCGATTTTATCTATTCTGTTGAATTTGATTCAAGGTAATGTAGCCTATTCAAAGAGTGTTACATTGTCATCGACGGGATCGAGTTGGTATGCACCACGGTTATGCACGGATGGTAGAGCGTCAAACACATTTTGCGAAACAAGACAAGAGGATAATCCATGGCTATTGATCGACCTCGGCTCCAAACATGTCGTGCACTACGTGAACATCTGGCAAAAACGAAGCATCTCCTGCCATGGTAAGTACTGATTGGGACCGCGCGCGTTCTCTCATATTAGCATgcacgtataaactagattatacgtctagtttatacgtccatgatctTAGTTGTGCAGCTGTAATCCCAATAAAACTGACCTTGTCGGTAACACCAGACCACATTGATTTGCAACAATGGCGGAATTTTGCCAGTATTAGCAATAAATTGATATCTTTGCTTGTTGTGAGCAGATACTTATAATTGTTAAGATCTAAAAACagataatataaaaaagataaatatttttcctataagttacatgtttatatatacgtatatacttTTTGCtataataattctgaaatttttATAGCAAAGTGGAACTTGATACAGAGTCGCGTTGGTGATAGAAAAGATGTTGGTAACGCATTGTGCGCGAACTATACACGCGTCGGTAGGTGCACCAAAAAGACAGAGAAACGTTGCGACGAAGCGCTCGTAGGACGGTATGTTTCGGTGCAAGTTTTAGGCTACGACAGATTGAGATTTTCAGAAATCGAAGTAAccggattcaaatatatcggtAAGTAGTAATGGTTATGTAACTGTTCGTACTCGTTCATGAGTTAGGAAGTGAATTAAGAGACGATGAAACAATTTCAGATCCGAATGAGTGCACATATCCGGGTTCGTTCGGTTGTATGGCAGACGCTCGATGCAATCTCAACGTTCCCAATAGAGTCGACTATCTTACTGGATATTGCCACGGTGGCTGTAGCGCGAACTATATGGGCGAATTCTGCAACAAAGGTAGACATTGATCTTCCAGATTTTGTcttcataataaaaaaaacgtCTAATTTCGTCAGCTTTCCGTAGACTCTTATTCACGGTCTCACTGATGCAAGATTTTAAACCTAATAATAAAGTTTGGCCTGAATCCTAACGATTAATTTCCAGAATTCGTTAATACGACGGGGATGGAATTTGTATCCCGGCTTAACAGTATCATAGTCAATGTGAGCGGTATACAATATACGGACAACGTTGATTCGGGGAATGGTCGTATACGCGTTGGTTACCGCCTGCTGTATAAAAAATGGGGAGCCAAGGACTGGATCGTAGCGAGCACTGAGCCACCGGCTGAACCGGGGGATGATCCTAACAAAGTAAAACCGCTACGGCAGAAGGTTGTAACGGGTCTCGAAGCTAACACCTTTTACGAGTTTGCCGTCGCTTTACGTAAAATCAAAGCCAATTTGAATTCGACGCTACTGAGTGGAGGTAAACCAACGTATACACTGTGTCACGGTAAGTAAACTGAAGCTGTAGTTACGgaattagatttttgaaaGAAATCCAATAATCATAATCAAGTGTGTTTTCGTTAGAACCATTGGTTGGTCCACAGGTGACTGGATTACGACAGGACGTTTCGGAAGACACGTTTATTGTACAAATCGAACGTGAGGCAAGTCAAGTTCTCCATGCCCGAACACGGGATGTCTCACAGAGTATCGCTTTGTGTGACACGAAGCATTAGTCTTATGTCTTTTTGACTAGACAATTTCATCGACATTTTGCAACATTTTTCAGTCGCTTGGACCGGTTCAACGACGATGCAGCGTACCGGGTACAATGTATGCAGTTTTCTTGAGCTCAGCAACGAAACCAACATGGGAAAATTATGGTCCGGTCATACGAATTAGAGACCTTAAACCCTACACGAAATACCGACTTAAAGTAGGTATCAAGAATAGAGGGAACGCTAATTTTGTCTTCGGAAAAATTCGCGAATTCTTCACTGGATCCGCAGGTATTCCATAGTAGCACATGCTGTTGATCTTACTTCCGGTCCGAAATtatgattgaaatattctgtaaaatatgtcgtcattattaatttctagtCACCCAGGTGACAGCAACAAACACGTCATCAGGTGCCGTGAAAATCGCGTGGAACGTTCCAGAACCTCTGCAAAATCTACGGTTTAAGTTCACTGGAAGATATCGGTTGAGAAATTTCATAGCCTGTCCACAGCGTCGCCTAGATACTTATCAGAAACTAAGGGATAGATATCCATTTCCGACGAAAATCAACGAATTAGAAGTGTTCGGATTAAAGGGCCACGCCGTGTATGAAATGACAGTAAAACCGGTTGCATTAGATGAAAGTATCCTGGATCGTGAAGCAGTTACGATAAATGTAACTACAGCCGCTACAGGTAGTCCTTAATGTGTGTGTGTCGAACCCCAGTTCAGCCGTTTTCATAGTCTAAATACGTTCATTgtcaattattttctaaaacttgTGGAACTTAGCCTTGCCATCATACATCTTATCGTTTTTATTAAGGgattaaactttttttttcagctCCCGAAGGTACACCAGATCGACCATTTGTAATGCCAGAACGATTGGATCTCGATACAGTCAAAGAAAAGACCTTAGCCCGTGTGACCTTCCATGATATTCCGTGTGACAAGAAAAATGGCCAATTCACCGGCTTCCACTATAAACTTTACGAGAAAGATACCGGTGAATTGATTCAGGATAACGTTACAATGAGAGAAGAACGGTTTATTCTCTCCGATCTGAAGCCGTTCACGGAATATTTACTGAGTTATAGTTGGACGAGTAGAGCTGGTGAAAGTCTTCAATCGGAAACTAATCAATTCAAGACGGATGAAACTAGTAAGTAACGCGTTAAGCTTGTAAAATAGGAATGAATTTAACGCTTTACCAAAACAACCTCGCCTAAGCAACGACTGTACACTTAAATCTcattacaacaaacttcagggcaatgaaaataatattcgtTATAACCAATAGTTCGTTGTATTtagtatgaaatgaataagcTTGTTTTACTCGTGACAAAATTTCTGTGTTGGTTACGTATATCATAAATCGTGTCATACCCAAGTTTGTTATAACCGGATTCCACTATATTCTTACCATTTGTTACTTAATACTGTCTTCAAATTTTCACACTTTCCACTCCTCTTTCTCCCGAAAGTAActtaatattcaatatcaactTTCTCGTCCTCGTGATTTTGATTCCAGTCCTTTTAAGGGTGCAGATAAAGCTTGAATTGGCTGAACGCGACGGTAACAGTGATACAGGCTTCACCGTCGAGTTCTATCACGACGCAATCGTTCCCGGAGTTcttctaaaatatgccttgcaGTGTGGAGAGACGACCAGTGCCGGCGTCGAGCCGGGTAAACCAACTCTTTCATATTGGGATGTCGACAAATCTGTCAAGAAACTACCTATCCAGGTTGATGACTTGAAGCCAGTTACGTGGTATGGATGTAGGGTAAGTAAGGCATGCGATTCAGTAGCATTACTTTCTCTGCAGGTAgataatgatatgatatgatatgatatgatataatatgatatgatatgatattctTATTTGATTCAGGCAAGCGCACGAAGCAAGAAGGGTTGGGGTCCGGCTTCACCGTACGTCTACATACAAACAGCACCACGTGATTAAGTTGTATCTAAGATTGCAACGGAAGTGAAACAGCATAACAATAATGCGTATGGTAGTTTCAATATAGATTGTACGAGAAATTCCTAGTAGTGGTCTGGCAAAAGTActttcaaacaaaatatagCTCTTTATGCCAAAGCAATGCAGCTTATAGTTTTTTCTTGTATCTCATTTGAAAACTCGTTCTTTGAGTCGTTACCAGTTCAGAAACTAACCAAACGACGATGACAATCTTCCACGCATCCGAAAGGACAGATCTACATAAATGACTGGGGTGTGCTCTTtctttaattcaatttattaacAGCAAACTGATATAAGATACAAAAAAGATACCTGCCAGTCTGGAATAACGCATTATGGACATGTTGATcaaataattacaaaatatatatgataacatGACTTGAATGATAGTTAAAACAAAGTGTGATAAAAGTAATTATGAATGGATTGAAATTTGTaagataaagaattgaataacacttaaaaatgtaaaaaattggaaattgTAGTGGACGAAGAAAGATACGTACCGATGAATAAAAACAAGATAGTAACAAAAAGATGATTTGGTAACACATTAAATGGGTGATCTTCTAACAGATATGTATGAATAAACACACATAAGAATAAACACACAAAACTACAAAGCTACATCCCAGATAACCAATTCATCGATGAGATATGTCCAGTCTTTGCAGTAATTCCGACTATTTTTGTGGTTAACTTCCATTTGCCACGAGCAACCGTCATCAACCAAGTCTTGTAGCAGTTCACCGGCGAGGACGGCGTGCCAAATCGATGCGTCTTCGATTATCATTTCGGCCACGTATGTACCGTTGTTCGGTCTTATGGAATACCCGAGTCTAGTTGGACTGGATAAACGAATCTCGTCGTTGCTTTCGAAGGCTTTCATCGTATCCGAACATAACTCGTCGTCATACGAGGTGATTACTAGTTTTGGACGAATGGTGAAACCATCGGCGCTATTTTTACTCACGCTGATTTCGAGCGTTATTTTAGCCGTCAGATTTTCACAGGATATCAAAGAAAATGTACACGTTTGTCCGTTCGTAGGCAACGCATCGGTAACATAGGTTTCATCGAAATCGAAATGCAGTACGACCGACATTGACGGTGATTTGGCTTTCAACAGTTCTGCATCGCGCGCAAATTTCACTAGAGTACCGTAACTCCCTTTAACTAGCAAACGTCGGCCGTGATATCCCGGCACAAGAACGGGCGGTGGCCCGTCTATTGTGGCCCTCACACCGGATATGTTATCGATGAAGGAGGACTCGTAAAACTCATCGAATGACCAATAATGTCGTACGCGATTCGACCACCAACCTTCCGGTCGCAGTTCATTGTCGAGCAGTCGCGAACTTATCGGACCTAGGAAAAACCACGAAAGATACGAATCATCACAGAACTGATTTTACAATTTGTCTTAAGCCGGACGAAGGTCGACCTTGCGatgcgacgcgatcgtcgctggcgttcgcagtgagtcgcgtcgcagtgagtcgcaagccgtcgcaaggccgacctacgcccggctttagAATCGTCCAGATGGCTAGTAATTGTCGGTACCTTTTTTCTTTTGACATATTGTACCTAGAGGCTGGCTGTCACAACGAACTTTCGTCATCTTGCCAATGGAGCTCAGTAACACACAGTTCTCTTCACTGGCGCTCCTTTCTACTCGAGAGGATGGGTCCCTTACGATATCTACTACTCCGAAAAATAGTTGTTTGCTACCATCCCGGGCTAGGTAGACTGTCTTATCGGACGTTTTGGCCCAGTCTAAAGATATAAAAAAGTTGCTTTTTATGAGGTAAGCAATACAGAACATCCGTACAACATAGTCTATTTTACCTATGAACGTTTGGTCAATATTTTCCGCCAGTATAATTTCTGACAGGAACATAAGTTCTTCAACGTTTCTCGGCGATGCGACTTTAGCCTCGTCTAGTTTGGCGCATTCTCTATCGGCAGTTATTCTATCGACACGGGATTTCACCATGAAGTAGCAGTAGGATTCAAATTCGACCCAACCATCAGGACACGGATAGTCTGAAAAAGGATTGCGCTTTTGAATGGAAGATTgatgattgatttatttggATATAGATGTGTTGTGTGGTTCTTTCTGCCCGATTACCGATTGGTTCTTGTTGGTCGCAGATGATAAAATCAACTGCGAGTCCAACACGAGTCTCCTGTCGTGGAACAGTTATCTCCGTGCGATTCGTTAAATTTCCCACCAACCGTAACATGCCATTTTTGGTGGATGTTGGACCCTATAAAAACAATATGAGACCGTATAATATGACGAAATCACGGATAATATTAGTTTAATTACATAAGCCCATGTAACAGTTCATGATATAAAATCCCGCATTACAGATGAGAGACGAGTGCAAAAAGTTTCCTTATTAGTTAGTTCATAGTATTCGACATTTCGAATACATTGTCATCTGCACTTATATGACTTGTATCCTG
This window harbors:
- the LOC141907199 gene encoding membrane progestin receptor gamma-B-like translates to MIVGGGVSTTMYDVEEVPDLFKEPYIQSGYRGSRNTLLQCVGSIFTVHNETLNVWTHLLPALALLAILLYKQTEWLSDAYTVPLAIVFLTTSGYMLSSAVAHIFNAMSTRARHLCFMVDYAALSVYGYGASVAHFTYSIPEYWIGARYLWIYLPTSLLVSTVCTIISFTSRFLDTHSKRIVCRLGAFVMPYLHACIPIIFRLVFCASEATPTSVCHSVGTSGYLYMNCLAVLAVFFYITKIPEKYLPGCFDRVGHSHQWFHTLCVIGSFIHLRCLVTDMKEREDYMITNHVVPDKMWTSYCFMFVIGINSIFLLAIFCYLSFVDSSSLGDRRPRFEHVAQSTTNGNSCSQQHEKSN
- the LOC141907071 gene encoding uncharacterized protein LOC141907071; protein product: MTRVKYWCNLFVLLLTLVDSLLYAEGTCFGSSCSGWLCHCEETVRGRYSTYKKKSCPLQSSDSPLTCPESSTRCDSHSKDGLEWRWKGPGCQIGNVAYSKSVTLSSTGSSWYAPRLCTDGRASNTFCETRQEDNPWLLIDLGSKHVVHYVNIWQKRSISCHAKWNLIQSRVGDRKDVGNALCANYTRVGRCTKKTEKRCDEALVGRYVSVQVLGYDRLRFSEIEVTGFKYIDPNECTYPGSFGCMADARCNLNVPNRVDYLTGYCHGGCSANYMGEFCNKEFVNTTGMEFVSRLNSIIVNVSGIQYTDNVDSGNGRIRVGYRLLYKKWGAKDWIVASTEPPAEPGDDPNKVKPLRQKVVTGLEANTFYEFAVALRKIKANLNSTLLSGGKPTYTLCHEPLVGPQVTGLRQDVSEDTFIVQIERESLGPVQRRCSVPGTMYAVFLSSATKPTWENYGPVIRIRDLKPYTKYRLKVGIKNRGNANFVFGKIREFFTGSAVTQVTATNTSSGAVKIAWNVPEPLQNLRFKFTGRYRLRNFIACPQRRLDTYQKLRDRYPFPTKINELEVFGLKGHAVYEMTVKPVALDESILDREAVTINVTTAATAPEGTPDRPFVMPERLDLDTVKEKTLARVTFHDIPCDKKNGQFTGFHYKLYEKDTGELIQDNVTMREERFILSDLKPFTEYLLSYSWTSRAGESLQSETNQFKTDETILLRVQIKLELAERDGNSDTGFTVEFYHDAIVPGVLLKYALQCGETTSAGVEPGKPTLSYWDVDKSVKKLPIQVDDLKPVTWYGCRASARSKKGWGPASPYVYIQTAPRD